The Minwuia thermotolerans nucleotide sequence CCGCATGCGGCCGATCCACTGACTTCTGGGATCGTCCTTGCCGTGGGCCTTGCCGAGAACGGCGCGCGCGCCATGAATCATCAGGGTGCGTAGGTATCGGTCACCGCGTTTGCTGATGCCGAACAGACGGGACCTTCCGCCACTTGATCTCTGCCTGGGCACCAATCCGAGCCAGGCGGCAAACTGGCGCCCGTTCCTGAAGCAGCTCCGGTCGCCGACTGCCGCAACCAGCGCAGTCCCCGTGATCGGCCCGATCCCCTCGATCTGACCGATGCGCTGGCACGCTTCGTTGGCCCGGAAGAGTGTGCGGATCCTGCGGTTGGAGGACGCAATACGGCGATCAAGCCCGGCCAGTTCCTCGCGGATTTCCCGCTCGATCTCGCGGATCAGATCCGTCAGGCCGTCAGCGGCATTTTGCTGTCGACGCCCGGCGCTCGCTTCAAACACAGGGCGGTTCCGGGATCGAAGAAGCAGTCAGCCAGCACCCCGACATACAATGTTCGCCCGAGGCTCCCGAGCATCGTGCGGAGCCGGGCACGGTCAGCAATCGTGGCCGGCAGCGCGTCAGCGATGCGAGTAGAGCCCGGTCCTGCGAAGACTCCGCATGGCAGCACGTGCCTGGGCGAGCAACGCAGCGGCTTGAGTTGCGCCGTTGCGATAACGTCACGGCGGCGGTACCGTGGAGCCTCAATCTCTGAGGAGGCTGGAGGCGGAAGATGGCTTTATGTCCTCCAATACGTCTCGTTCTTCTGCTGGTGCTGATCCTTCCTATGCCGGGGATGGTGGCGGGCGAGGAAACTAGGCAGGATGCGGCGCGCGGACCGCTCGACGGCATGGCTTTTGTCGGCATGATCGGACCGGTGGAAGACCCCGACGTGGCAGATATCCTCTACTTCGATGAAGGCCAATTCTGGTCCAAGGCCTGCACGAGATGCGGATTCATGCCAAGCCCTTACTATGCCCGATCCGTTGGCGACAGCATCGAGTTCCGCGGTGAACTGGAAAGCCGTGACCGCGGAAAATTCTCCTATTTCGGAACAGTTCAAGATGGGCAGATCACAGCGATCATCAGATGGCGGCGCGATCGCTGGTACTGGTCGATCGACCGGGACCTTCGCTTCGAAGGGACGCTGTCCGAGACGACGAGTATGACGCTTGAAGCGGCGGAAGAAACCGCGAGAGGCGAGCCGGCTGATCCAGACAATTGCATATCATGACACTTGGACGCCTGCTGCTCGTCC carries:
- a CDS encoding IS110 family transposase; translation: MFEASAGRRQQNAADGLTDLIREIEREIREELAGLDRRIASSNRRIRTLFRANEACQRIGQIEGIGPITGTALVAAVGDRSCFRNGRQFAAWLGLVPRQRSSGGRSRLFGISKRGDRYLRTLMIHGARAVLGKAHGKDDPRSQWIGRMRERRHPNVVAVALANKNARIVWSVLAHDAEYRPLRAAVAG